The DNA region ttttatatctttatgtttgaagcctgaaatgtggcaaaaggttgcaaagttcaagggggccgaatactttcgcaaggcactgtatgtattgtgtTCTCAAACGGCAATGTTGGACATGGCTCAAAGTGAAACTGCAAAGGGAGGCTCAGGAACCTCAATGGCACAAAATATGAGGATAAATGGTGCTGGGTATTATGATTAGCAAGACAGTCAAATAACTGCAATCAATTCAACAGGTTCACAATCACCAAATGCATATATCACAGACACCACAGGATACCTCTGAGCATGTGTTTGTGTCAATGTGCATCTGTGTACAAAAAAAACGTGTACACTTGCAGCTAACTTTTACACAGTTGTATAGCTAATCTGAtgttattctacacattttgccacgaggctgaaaaaatgttgctgttttaaagaaaatgtcctgcaattctacacattttgcatggGGCAGAGAGGGAAATGCAGTTTTATAGCTCATTTCATGCTATTTGACACATtctgccatgaggctgagagaaaatttAGCATTTCTAAAGCTAATTCAAGCTAAAATATAGGTGTCTTGACTGTGATAAAGGCACAGAAAAAAAAgttaggtgcagtgaaatgtgttttacACTGTCGGCCATAGTAGTATGAGATGTCTTGTTTGCTAAATGAACAAATGAAATGGGCAGTGGCATGGTtcatatagccatagaagcacagtgacatgccTCAATGTAGTCATATTTGTGGCTTATTGGGGGTGTTGCTTTGTTAGTTATTTTTGGCAACCCATCCTGTGACAGTGAATGTCATTACGGTTAATCTGTTCTGTTATATTTAATCAAATCTGACTAACCCAGTGCACTGCTTGCTATTATATCTGATGGTGTTTGCATGTCTAAGTAAAAATACAAATGATGTATTTCACTGACAAGTGaagagcagcaacaacaacaaaaaattgctCAACCTGATTGGGTGATCCTTCGCCCCTGGTGTAAGTGTGCAGCTGTGGGTGTGTGAGGCATGTGTGAGACAGACTGCCCCCCCCCCGTACCATGTGGAAAGTCATGGCACAACCCTGCTCTTTCCCTGGGATCTCAGATAGTTATcacctgctgtgtgtgtgcatgcatgtgtgtttagGGTCTGAGATTTGGATCATTggctatttcaaggcctacataaAGATGGAAGATATACTTTTAGGTCTTGCTGAAATGGGAGATTATTGTTTGTTGATTTCCAGACAAAAAAAGCATGATCTTTTCAAACTAAATGAGACTTATTCATTACTTAGTTGCCTTAGTTACCTTTGTCTGGCCTTGATAACTACTGTCTTACTGGTATAGTGTCAATGTAGCAAAGGAGGAGAAAGACTTTCTAAGGAAAAGCAGTGGGAGAGGTTAAAGGATATTTCTCTCTACCTGCTACACTGATCACCGGTGTCTGAGTGTCTGTACATGTGGTGTGTGAGGATCAGACTGACAACTAGGGCCAGGACGATACCAATATTGCAATAcatagtatcgtggcaaggaaacaaaacacaaagcggATTTAACATCTTTAGATAAACAGCCCTAATGTttgaaacaaacatcattatgttgtcatccagagtcacatttgatttattttccaAACGATAGCGcgcaatattttacatacagcaggtttttaaaggaccgaAGAGTTTGGTCTGCCAAACATCCGGTAGGAACTAATATTAGAGCAGTGTGCTAGCAGTGGCAATGGTTGGGGTCTTCCTGCTCCTCATGATTTGTAGGGTAATGACTATCCTGCCGTGACTAAAGTAGAGACAACAGAGTGAACAAGTTCCTCAGAAGGTGGGCCCATGACCTCTGATATAGTGCACAAAGGAAAATATTGAGAGGTTGACCCTGTTAGAGCCACTTTAGAATTTCACCAGATAATATATCTATTTCGATATCAGAATTAGTTGCTTCTCTCTGGTATCTATGTACTCAAACAAACTGAAGGAATTTTACACTTGCTATTCTAGATTGAGGACGTGGTGAGTGTGAACTTGACAGACTACAGATTTGGAGTGTTAACAAAACACTTGGAAAACATGTGGAATGTTTTGGGTAAAAGTAGTCTGCCTGCTGTTCTCGCTTGTTCTGCTTCATTCTGAGCCTTCAAGTTCAAGGATCCTTCACCTGTGAAAATAGAGCTCTGTTGGATTAATCAAAGCTAACAGGCCTGTGGCCAACAAGCAATCAGACACATTAATGGAGTCTATAAAGATACAACCACCCAAGCAAGACCTGTACTGTATCATAACCAACTGTTTACTGTCATCACTTATGATACTATTTCTGGCTATGTCCATAGCCACCCCAAAAAATAtgacagtttactacagaatactatagaattctgtagtgATCTTtacaatactatactacacactgtggtAGACCTTCACGGTGACCTTCAagctgacttgtctagttaaataaaagttcaacTTTTTAAATACCTCAATCATGTGTTGTACTTATGTTATGTtaatgttatagtctactgtaaaaTACTACAAAAACAAAGTTTTTGTTAGCAAAACACTACAGTtttaaaaacactacagtaattactatagtgtttaaTTGGCAGGGTACTGTACAGTACCCTGCCATTTCCTGTCCCCAaatcccaatttgtgccacccataagtcAGAGACCTACATTgcaagtatagaccatatattttctattttattaagatccccattagctgtttcgaaagcagcagctcctcttcctggggtccatacaacatgaaacatgacataatacagaacgtTAATAgggaaggacagaactacatcaatttaAGAAaggcctacatatcaataccaacACACCAACTATCTAGGTCAAGTAGGGGAGAGGCTTTGTGAGGTGtttctttatctgtttttttttaaaccaggtttgctgtttatttgagcaatatgagatggaagggagttccatgcaataatggccctatataatactgtacgctttcttgaatttgttctggatttggggactgtgaaaagacccctcgtggcatgtctggtggggtaagtgtgtgtgtcggagctgtgtgtaagttgtcTATGCAAACAATTTGTAATTTTCAACACACTATTGTTTCTTTTAAAaataagaagtgatgcagtcagtctctgctCAACTCCTAGCCAAGATGGACTGTCATGCATAGTATTCATATCAGCCCtatgattacaatgaagagcaagacgtgccgctctgttctggaccggctgcagcttaactaggtctttcctttcagcacttgaccacacgactgaacaataatcaagattagaccaaactagagcctgcaggacaagtttttttttttggagTGTGGGCtgtatattgtgttccctacaagTTATTTAAAAAAGAGCAGATGCTCTGAACTGTTGAttcagtcctacctacctacctacctacctacctacctacatgttATGGAAAATTTGCTCTGAGTATTTTGTTCAGTAGATTTCTTTATTACAGTACAGtcccatagtatactatagtgtTTTGTGAGTAGGCCTAAATGTCAGAATGACTGGGAGTAAAACTATTATCGATATCTGTTTCGCTTAGTCACCCGCCCAGGGGGTCAGGGGAACGCATCCCTAGACTGATGTCATGGCGTGACTGGTAGACAATGGCATGACCGCATCACCTCAGGTTACAAAGATGGATTCTGAATTCAGTAACAGTCTTTGATATAATTTTGTGTAAGTTTGTTTTATTGTCTTTTTAAAAGAACATGTTCCTATTGTgtcctttctctcattctctttgaCAGCCTGAAAAGAAGATGAGCAGAGCAGCATGGCGACGAGACCTGCCAATCATCTTCCAGCTTACTGACCCTCACCAAATGGACCCATTTTTTTGATTCATTTTGGGTTAGAAAGGAAGCTTAGGAGACGAACAACAAGAAAGAGACCGAGGCCTGCACTGAGGCCAGTGTGGGGACCATGTCTCAGTCTGGCAAGATCCTGCACCTGTATGTGGAGGTGAGGTCTGTCCCGGAGGAAGAAGGGAAGGAGTTGGGGGGTGGTGTGGAGGGGATTCACCCACTAGTGCTCCAAGAGCCGGACATCCTACCTCAGTCCCAGCGCACCCCCAGCCACTCCACCTGTACCTGCACCTCCACCCCCAGCCCAACCTCCATGTCCCCTGGAGTGGTGCATAATGTTGGGGGCAGCACTCCCAGCCTCACCCCCTCCAAGTCCTCCTCTAGACACTCGGTCAGTTTCCAGCTGGACCTACCGGACAACTCGGGAACGCCCATCCACCACAGGCAGAGTCTGCCTTACGAGGGGACTGGTCAACTGCTCTCCACTCTCCAGCCTGCACCCGATGGGCTGCAGCATGGAACTCTGGTGCGCCCCCGCTCCTCAGACATTGAGCACTACCAAGGGAGGGTGCCCCTATCCCCTGCCTGCTCTGGGATTATAACTGCCCCCTCCACTCCAACCAGTGGGTGCAGATTCTACGATAGCTCTGGTGTGGGGGATGAGGGCAAACGCTCTGTGGTCAGCTTTAGCTACATAGAGAAAGCCAGCATTAAGTCTGTGGACAGCCCCTGCAGTGCTTTGTGCCAAAGTATACCTGAGAACCCCTTCagtagaggaatggaggaggggtATCTGCCTGCCCGCCTCAGGAAGAGGCTTAGTGACCCTGTGTGGTCAGACAGCTGGAAGCCCTCCGGTAGCTCCAGCCCCAAACTGTCCCCCAAGGGCTCCCCCTGTCTCCGCAGGTCCACTCTGGACACTGTAGCCAGAGAAGCCACCTACAGGGCCATGGAGGAATTTGGCTCCCCGGAACTGAGGCGCAGACTGGCAGCCTACAGCCCAGACCAGAGCCCCAGCTTTCCACGGCACTACCAGCAGCAGCTCCGCTGCAAGTCCTGGGTAGGGTCCCCAGTCCCGCCCCAGGGTACCAAAACAATGCCCGTCAATCCACACCTTATAGACCCAGACAGGAACCGCGGTTTAAATGGCCTCACCAGAAGCCCAGCTTCTGACCAGCTCTTCGTTCAAGCCAGGCAGTCCTACTACAAATACACCATGTCCCCCTCCAGTGTTCGCCACCACTATGGTGTCCATAACCACAGGCCAGGCCTGGGGGACGAGAGCCCCAGCTTGTCCTCCAAGTTCCGCCCGCCTTTACCTACAGGGAGGCCCACTGCGATCCAGCATGACATACCAGCAAGCATGTCTACCAGCACCTCGGCCTCTTGCAACCAGAGGACTAGCTGCCAAACCAGTAGCTACACTCCTAGCGACAGCCACTGCTTACCCAACAAGGTAAACTCCAAACTGTCAGATCAGTCAAATGGCAGCAAGCTGGGAAAGGGATTGAACCAGACCAGTGGCAGGAGAAGTATCTCCCAGGCCTCTAGCCCTGACATGGCCCGTAAGCTGGCAGAGGAAGTTACCAAGCTTCCCACCATCCTCATGGACAGGAGGACTCCCTCCCCCACCCCGTTCCAGACTGACTCGGCTAAGTCAGAGAGCCCCAGGCCTGGCTACCGCTCTAGGAAGTCTCAACCCTATACCACCCTCCAGGGCACGGGTTCTCCAGCACAGCCCCACCCTGAAGCTAACAGTAACACCCACCTCCAGGACCACAGGTGGACAGACAAGGAGTCTCCTAGTGTTGGATGCCACTCCAGAGAGTCTATACCAGGCCAAGGCTCGGGGCAAGCCTCCCCCCTCCTACAGCAGAAGGGCATCTCCTCCCCTACTATGCCAGCTATGCTGCACCCAGTGGTGGCGTCCCAGACTCCTATCATAGACCCTCGGCTGCAGAGAGCTGAGCTGGTGGCGAAAGACAGCCCCACCCTGCACCGCCACCAACCCCCACAGTACATGGGAGACCGGGGCTCCCCTGGCCTGTATAGGAGACAGTACGACACCCTCTTTGACAGAGGGGATCCAAGGGACAGCCCGGAGAGCAGCAGGCGCCTGGTTATAGGCAACGACATGGAGCCACCAGACAGCTGGACCTCCAGGATGCAGCAGTGGAGGGAGAACGTGTCCATCACGGACCAAGACGAGTCCAatagagaggatcagactgctgatGGTGATGGATTGTGTGTGGTGACGAAGGAAGAGCTGATGCAACAGGGGAGGGATGAAGCAGCTGTGTTGGGGGATAAACATGGGGTAAACGGGGGGGAGACCCAGGACCATAGCGGATTGCTGGGGTCTTCCCAAAGCTCCAGTGGAGTGACAGGCAGTCTGGAGGAAAACAGTCAGCCAGAGAGGGACTGTCTCTCTCCAGAGACATCCAGCCAGTCCAGCCAGAAGAGCAATGACACTGAAGACACTGCTTCTGGGATGCAGGTGGGGGAGTGCGAGATTGTGTTTACAAGTGTACATTGGTTGAGTAGGTGATAAAGTACATTCTCCCTGTCTTTCATCTGTTGTAGTCAGACAGCCACTACTCTGTGCTGGGCCCGTCCTTGCACTCCCAGAGGATTGCCCATGCCAAATGGGAGTTCCTGTTCGGACAGCCCACAGAGGACTGCCACGATTCTAAAGGTGGGCGGTCCTGTCCTGAAAGAGCTCTAATCACTGtcttactcctcctcctctagtttaGACTTCCTAGTTTGTCAGCCCCGCCTCGTGAACAAGCAGCTAGCTGCACAATATTCCTGTAATCCAATTAGCTTTGGCTAGATTTGGCTATAGAGCCATCAGGGCCTGGCATTAGCGCTGTCCTTTTTAAACTCTGACTGACTCGCTTCCTTCTCTTGCAACACAAACATTTTCTTTGTTTACCCAAAAGGTTACAGCACTTTATTGATCGTTTAGAGCAGGGGTAGGCAAATAGGTTTAGCCCGGGGCTGTTTTGGTCAGAGGGCTGGAacataattatattaatttgtacactgcaaattgaccacaactcaGACCAAAAagagagtattttcaaatactatATCATTACATACCTGGATGATATTGACACGGTCACatataaacatttttatttgtgGTAACACTTAGGAACTGATTTCCTAAATTTAAATTTGACCAAAAATGAAAATCATTAAAACATTTAATTTTTTACTGAAAACTTTGGGGGGCCACAAATTATCACTCGCTGGACGGTTTTAGCCCCTCAGGCTGCCTGTTGCCGACCCCTGGTTCAGTCTACACGTTTCCGCATCACACGTCTTTCATTTAATGTGTGCTTTCCTGTTAATTACATTTAGACCTTAGAGAATCTATCCCCTTGTGTTTAATTTACGTTTTCTTTATCccttctcttcatctctcacTCATCTTCTACCATTCACTATTGAATTACAGTACTCATCACAGACCGTGTGTTATAGGCCTCAAAACGGTGAATGTCTTCACAATAAACTCTACCGTTATAATAACAAACTATACATTTAGAACAAGTCATTTTATTACATTTCCATGGTCTTTAGAACAGGTAATTTTACTTAGTGGGACAAAAATATTGAGGGCTCTATTTTAATAAACCTACCGCAAAGGTAAATCTTAGTGCTGGCGGTAGCATTATAGTTTTGGGGGTGTCAAATCTTTTAGCTTTTTTCACAAACTGAATTATGGGCGCAGTAACTGGCAGTGGTGCGAAAGGGCTgtgttttgatgaataaacaagttctgggtgtgtcgaggcttggcccttcattagccaatcagaatgtgctccatggctaaatatgtgATTGCTTCAAGTTGTATATTTTTGGTCTCTTATCTATTGCGTTGTCATCTACTCCATTATAGCCTAGTTCATTAAATAGCCTGAACCATATTTGCTAAATATGTTGAACATGTTTGCAGTCCACGTTGTTCTAGATTCATTGCTTCAATATGGAAATGCATTGCTAAACATAGGCTATAGCATTAATActaatataggggctaggcctactgtaaaatgCAGAATGGACATGCCAAGGATAGTCTATAATCAAGATTGAATTCGCTAGGCTAACAACGCAACCATTTTGTTTTAAATAGGCAATGTCTATATACAGTTACAAGCACCATAATTGCTCCCCGTTGGCTTATAATACAGACAAGGCAACTTAGACTATGTAGAGTTTTACGcacatccaaacttttgacaggagCTGGATaaagatccaatataaagagAAAGGAGGCATGTCCACTCACCGTTATACAGCTCGCAAATGTCATGTTTTATAAACATCAGGGAACCCTCTGACAGATCATATTTACACTTCTACAGAAATAGCAGACGCAATCCCATTACTTTCTCGCCATGTACGTTCTCACCATAAACCCATAGACGGTGAATCTTTTGAATAAGTTTGTTTTTCGtttcatttgattaaaaaaaacaatgtttatttttttaaacaaacaacaTTTTACCTGAAAAAGTGAAATGCAGGTGAATAATGAAAAAGGACAAAAGCCTCAAATATTTCAAAGCAAGTCTCAGTAAACCATTTAAAATCTCTTTTATTCATGGGCTACTTTTGGCTAATGGACAGGATTAAAATATGCACCTATGAGATACTGCTAAACCAGCCTTGAttaaggggagggggagggatcaTATGGTTTCGAAATACGAGATTCACTGGCACAAAAAGCATATCTCTCCTTCCATGGGTAATGTGCGTCAAGGCTGGATAGGCTGTTCGTCCCCCTTCCAAATCCAAGCCATTATCAACTGCATTATCCCTAAGACCTGCTTTTTGTGGGTCTTAAAACGTCCCATTAGTGCTGCATGAAATTGTCACTTTTGCGCCTgttaaggacacacctcaaatattgccacccctcccacctcagcgcAAGTGAGCTGATGTTAAACAGGTAAATTGCCAAACCTGGCGTTATGGCAGGAAGCTGCTGTTTTTCCATGACAAAATTGCAAACTAACGTGCATAGAGTAATCAGTCCTCTCAATACAATGTACCATCATAATGGAATACAATCTATACATTTACTTCTGGTCTTTAGGACAATACATTTACTTCTGGTCTTTAGAACAATACATTTACTTCTGGTCTTTAGGACAATACATTTACTTCTGTGGTCTTTAGGACAATACATTTACTTCTGGTCTTTAGGACAATACATTTACTTCTGGTCTTTAGGACAATACATTTACTTCTGGTCTTTAGAACAATACATTTACTTCTGGTCTTTAGGACAATACATTTACTTCTGGTCTTTAGAACAATACATTTACTTCTGGTCTTTAGGACAATACATTTACTTCTGGTCTTTAGGACAATACATTTACTTCTGGTCTTTAGGACAATACATTTACTTCTGGTCTTTAGGACAATACATTTACTTCTGGTCTTTAGGACAATACATTTACTTCTGGTCTTTTAGAACAATACATTTACTTCTGGTCTTTAGAACAATACATTTACTTCTGGTCTTTAGGACAATACATTTACTTCTGGTCTTTAGAACAATACATTTACTTCTGGTCTTTAGAACAATACATTTACTTCTGGTCTTTAGAACAATACATTTACTTCTGGTCTTTAGAACAATACATTTACTTCTGGTCTTTAGAACAATACATTTACTTCTGGTCTTTAGAACAATACATTTACTTCTGGTCTTTAGGACAATACATGTATGATTATTTGTGCATGGTTGTTAGAACATGCCATTTGACTAAGTGCAAGATATCTTGGTAAACAATATTCATGCACACTTTTACAATTTGTCTTTTTCGATATCCTACTCTACAGCCCCCCCTAGGGGCACCTCCAGCGAGTCTCCCAAGcatacccctccctcctccctgcccctGAAGCCCACAAATCACTGGAGGGAGCTGGACGATGAGGGACAGAGTTTATCCTATCACAACGTCCAGCAGGTGGAGGTGGAGCTGGTGACTCTGCCCCCAGTCGCTGTGGTTGGCATCTCACCCAAGACGGGCATCATCCGGAAAACCATCAAGTACTCTGAGACGGACTTAGATGCGGTGCCCCTGAAATGCTATAGGGAAACAGACCTGGATGAGGTAATGTTAGCTGAGGCTGAGGCccaggcagagagcgagagagaacaggagggggtGGAAGTGGACTCTGCCTTTGGGAGTAATCGCAGCGTGCTGGCCACCTCGGCCTCTAGCGCCAGTACCATAGTCCACACTGACGGAGAGGTGGAGGAGCtagaggaggagatggtgagCTGGGCCAGTGTGAGGATGCAGGGGGATAAGAAGAGACAACATGCCACCCATGAGGATAATCAGACGTACAGTCTGCTGATGAAGGGGTGAGCCATCCACTGTTCAAACACACCATACCTTGAAAGCAAATATAGAGATGAGTTTAACACTACAGTACCTGTGCCTACCTCAAATCGAAACTAAAATGTATTCATTGAAACAATGTACAGATCTGTTGAACTTGTAGAAAAACAATGTCAAGGAGTATCCCATGTTAAGATGtacatgtttttttcccctgtaGTCGTCCGTTGGACTACATATCAGATTCCCATTCAGCACTCAAGTCCCCCATCTCATTGACCAGCCCTCGCAGGACCTCTGCGGATGGCCTTGACTCCTTCAGCCACCACTTTGAGAGCATTGT from Oncorhynchus mykiss isolate Arlee chromosome 1, USDA_OmykA_1.1, whole genome shotgun sequence includes:
- the psda gene encoding uncharacterized protein psda isoform X1 — translated: MSQSGKILHLYVEVRSVPEEEGKELGGGVEGIHPLVLQEPDILPQSQRTPSHSTCTCTSTPSPTSMSPGVVHNVGGSTPSLTPSKSSSRHSVSFQLDLPDNSGTPIHHRQSLPYEGTGQLLSTLQPAPDGLQHGTLVRPRSSDIEHYQGRVPLSPACSGIITAPSTPTSGCRFYDSSGVGDEGKRSVVSFSYIEKASIKSVDSPCSALCQSIPENPFSRGMEEGYLPARLRKRLSDPVWSDSWKPSGSSSPKLSPKGSPCLRRSTLDTVAREATYRAMEEFGSPELRRRLAAYSPDQSPSFPRHYQQQLRCKSWVGSPVPPQGTKTMPVNPHLIDPDRNRGLNGLTRSPASDQLFVQARQSYYKYTMSPSSVRHHYGVHNHRPGLGDESPSLSSKFRPPLPTGRPTAIQHDIPASMSTSTSASCNQRTSCQTSSYTPSDSHCLPNKVNSKLSDQSNGSKLGKGLNQTSGRRSISQASSPDMARKLAEEVTKLPTILMDRRTPSPTPFQTDSAKSESPRPGYRSRKSQPYTTLQGTGSPAQPHPEANSNTHLQDHRWTDKESPSVGCHSRESIPGQGSGQASPLLQQKGISSPTMPAMLHPVVASQTPIIDPRLQRAELVAKDSPTLHRHQPPQYMGDRGSPGLYRRQYDTLFDRGDPRDSPESSRRLVIGNDMEPPDSWTSRMQQWRENVSITDQDESNREDQTADGDGLCVVTKEELMQQGRDEAAVLGDKHGVNGGETQDHSGLLGSSQSSSGVTGSLEENSQPERDCLSPETSSQSSQKSNDTEDTASGMQSDSHYSVLGPSLHSQRIAHAKWEFLFGQPTEDCHDSKAPPRGTSSESPKHTPPSSLPLKPTNHWRELDDEGQSLSYHNVQQVEVELVTLPPVAVVGISPKTGIIRKTIKYSETDLDAVPLKCYRETDLDEVMLAEAEAQAESEREQEGVEVDSAFGSNRSVLATSASSASTIVHTDGEVEELEEEMVSWASVRMQGDKKRQHATHEDNQTYSLLMKGRPLDYISDSHSALKSPISLTSPRRTSADGLDSFSHHFESIVESHRAKGTSYSSLDSVDLLTPSGPHVFTFDLPTLTPEIQSQICESARHITELSFAPLAHPEPPRVSVPVRSENTLAATGDGLSSYSEDSTSGGKSWLEKDSMKNKSNLDFPLIREKPGHRAPDLFPQQDVGEHLALGSTESLSNGNKADLQAAKRLAKRLFNLDGFRKSDVARHLSKNNEFSRMVAEEYLSYFNFSGLTIDQAIRAFLREFALMGETQERERVLAHFSRRYLQCNPNAIPSEDSVHTLTCALMLLNTDLHGHNIGKKMSILQFINNLEGLNDGKDFPRELLKALYNSIRNEKLQWTIDEEELRKSFSELADLRTDSASHTMKRIGSGLGVAQNPDALIYKNGFLVRKVHADSDGKRTPRGKRGWKTFYVMLKGLVLYLQKGEYRPDKQLSEEDLKNAVSIHHSLAMRAADYSKRPNVFYLRTADWRVFLFQAPNAEQMQSWITRINVVSAMFSAPPFPAAIGSQKKFSRPLLPGSNTKLSQEEQVKSHETRFRTISSELIELTAVIPDKKAKVRDLEEHKQREEYLEFEKTRYGTYAMLLRSKIRSGEEDLSLFESRLFDDGGLQRAHSSPTLREEHSSSSQASSTREGGSSSSQASSAKGGASSSSQASSAKGGGSSSSSSTRGSSKTKRSEPQRHSYRQAVKQ